The genome window AGGACGCGACCAGGACCGGCAGTCCGGTCTCCACGAAAGGAAGCAGCCCCGCGCGGTCCGCGTCGAGGCCGGCGCCGAAGCCCTGGTAGGCGAAATCGAAGAACGGGATCCAGCGCCGCCGCGCCGCGATCTCCGCCACCGCGCGCCACTGGTCCGCCGAGAGATCCACGCCGGTCGGGTTGTGACAGCAGACGTGCAGCACCACGACCTCGTTCTCCGGCACGGCGTCCAGCGCCCCGCACAGGCGGTCGAAGGCGAGCCCGCGCGCGGCGGGATCGTAGTACGGGTATTCCGCCGCCGCGAAGCCCGCCGCCGCGAACACGCCCTTGTGGTTCGGCCAGGTGGGCGCGCTCAACCAGGCCCGGGCCGAGGGCAGGAACTTGCGCAGGAACTCGGCCCCCACGCGCAGGGCCCCCGTCCCGCCGGGCGTCTGGGCCATGCGCACACGGCCTGCCTGGATCACCGCGTGCCCCGCCCCGAAGACCAGGTCCGCCACGCGCTCGCCGTACACCGGGGAGCCGGAAATCGGGAGATAGGACTTGCTGGTCTCCTCCCGGAGAATCCGCTCTTCCGCCCGCTTGACGGAAGCGAGAACCGGTGTCCGGCCCTCGTCCTCCATGAACACGCCGACCCCGAGATTGATTTTGTCAGGGCGCGGATCTTTCTTGAAGGCCTCCGTAAGGCCGAGGATGGCATCCGGCGGGGCGGGCGGGATCCGGTTCAAGTTCATGTCAGGCTCCTTTCAGGGGATAATAGCGGTCCACCCACTCCCGGATCATGCTGTCCTCGACGCGGATGATCTTCATCTCGCGCGCCGCGTTCTCCGGGGAGTCGGAGGCGTGGGCCGCG of Kiritimatiellia bacterium contains these proteins:
- a CDS encoding aspartate/tyrosine/aromatic aminotransferase, producing the protein MNLNRIPPAPPDAILGLTEAFKKDPRPDKINLGVGVFMEDEGRTPVLASVKRAEERILREETSKSYLPISGSPVYGERVADLVFGAGHAVIQAGRVRMAQTPGGTGALRVGAEFLRKFLPSARAWLSAPTWPNHKGVFAAAGFAAAEYPYYDPAARGLAFDRLCGALDAVPENEVVVLHVCCHNPTGVDLSADQWRAVAEIAARRRWIPFFDFAYQGFGAGLDADRAGLLPFVETGLPVLVASSFSKNFGLYNERTGALALVAPDSGAAAAWLSHVQVLVRVLYSNPPAHGAAIVSRILGDPAERAAWEKEVDAMRGRIVSIRDALVQGLRARGAPVDFSFIHAQRGMFSFSGLTDAQVAFLREKKAIYMVGGGRINVAGITTRNLDYLCDSMVEALHVAT